A genomic window from Gemmatimonadaceae bacterium includes:
- the carB gene encoding carbamoyl-phosphate synthase large subunit: MPRRNDIHRILLIGSGPIVIGQGAEFDYSGTQAAKALREEGYEVILVNSNPATIMTDPEVADRTYIEPVTPEYVELIIEREKPDALLPTMGGQTALNVAMALHERGVLEKHGVELIGANARAIAVAEDRKLFAEAMAEIGLKCPEGKIATTWEEALEIAEWTGFPAIIRPAFTLGGTGGGIAYNREEYERIVKYGLDQSPISQVLIERSLLGWKEYELEVMRDAQDNVVIICSIENLDPMGIHTGDSITCAPAMTLSDREYQVMRDAAQAVIRKIGVAAGGCNIQFAVNPADGEMVVIEMNPRVSRSSALASKATGFAIARIGTKLAVGYSLDEIPNDITKTTPASFEPVLDYVVVKVPRFAFEKFPGANTTLTTQMKSVGESMAMGRTFKEAFQKALRALETGRAGWVVGERPVDDRVADDSLDAVRAALPVPVPERMFQIKRGMLLGMTVEEVQERTGMDPWFLRQFEELLTAERAYAAAQQVDARLVRRMKRMGFSDRQLAALRGETEQQARERRWALGVRPAYKMVDTCAGEFPSNTPYLYSSYDEESEAPRTGRKSVVILGSGPNRIGQGVEFDYCCVRAAIALREAGYETIMVNSNPETVSTDYDTSDKLYFEPLTFEDVLEIVDREQPVGVIVQLGGQTPLKLVKPLEAAGVTILGTSPEAIDIAEDRKRFEQLARELGVQQPPNGTATSVPEAVAIAERIGYPVLLRPSYVLGGRAMEIVYDEPSLRDYFQRAVRVSEDRPVLVDAFLEDAFEADVDALSDGTTVVIGGVMEHIEDAGIHSGDSACVLPPFLIGKEHQDQMRAHTIAFAKALGVVGLINVQYAIKDGVVYVLEVNPRASRTVPFVSKTIGKPLASLAARVMLGETLEQLGYTEEIVAPFVSVKEAVFPFTKFREFDPILGPEMRSTGEVMGISDSFGMAYAKAELSAGNGLPREGQVMLTVNDRDKAKAATIAARFAKLGFGLVATEGTARHLEGEGIATTRVFKVSGGRPNGIDLMVNGELQLLINTPLGKRAQKDDYSMRQAAVANRVPYTTTLSGASAACEAIETLRTTKPSVKSLQEWQGMRG; this comes from the coding sequence ATGCCGCGTCGTAACGATATCCATCGCATCCTCCTCATTGGCTCCGGCCCGATCGTCATCGGACAGGGTGCCGAGTTCGACTACTCCGGCACGCAGGCCGCCAAGGCGCTTCGCGAGGAGGGCTACGAGGTCATCCTCGTGAACTCGAACCCGGCGACGATTATGACGGATCCGGAAGTCGCGGACCGCACGTACATCGAGCCGGTGACGCCGGAGTACGTGGAGCTGATCATCGAGCGGGAGAAGCCCGATGCGCTGCTGCCGACGATGGGCGGCCAGACGGCGCTGAACGTGGCGATGGCGCTGCACGAGCGCGGCGTGCTGGAGAAGCACGGCGTGGAGCTGATCGGCGCGAACGCGCGGGCGATCGCGGTGGCCGAGGACCGCAAGCTCTTCGCCGAGGCGATGGCCGAGATCGGGCTCAAGTGCCCGGAAGGCAAGATCGCGACGACGTGGGAGGAGGCGCTGGAGATCGCCGAGTGGACGGGATTCCCGGCGATCATCCGGCCGGCGTTCACGCTGGGTGGCACCGGCGGTGGCATCGCGTACAACCGCGAGGAGTACGAGCGGATCGTGAAGTACGGGCTCGACCAGTCGCCGATCTCTCAAGTGCTGATCGAGCGCTCGCTGCTCGGCTGGAAGGAGTACGAGCTCGAGGTGATGCGCGACGCGCAGGACAACGTCGTCATCATCTGCTCGATCGAGAACCTCGACCCGATGGGCATCCACACGGGTGACTCGATCACCTGTGCGCCGGCGATGACGCTGTCGGACCGCGAGTACCAGGTGATGCGCGACGCGGCGCAGGCGGTGATCCGCAAGATCGGCGTGGCTGCGGGCGGCTGTAACATCCAGTTCGCGGTGAACCCGGCGGACGGCGAGATGGTCGTCATCGAGATGAACCCGCGCGTGTCGCGCTCCTCGGCGCTGGCGTCGAAGGCGACGGGCTTCGCCATCGCGCGCATCGGGACCAAGCTGGCGGTGGGCTACTCGCTGGACGAGATCCCCAACGACATCACCAAGACGACGCCGGCGAGCTTCGAGCCGGTGCTCGACTATGTGGTGGTGAAGGTCCCGCGCTTCGCGTTCGAGAAGTTCCCCGGTGCCAACACGACGCTCACGACGCAGATGAAGTCGGTGGGCGAGTCGATGGCGATGGGGCGCACGTTCAAGGAAGCCTTCCAGAAGGCCCTGCGCGCGCTGGAGACCGGGCGCGCCGGCTGGGTGGTCGGCGAGCGGCCGGTGGACGACCGCGTGGCCGACGACTCGCTCGATGCGGTGCGTGCGGCGCTGCCGGTGCCGGTACCTGAGCGGATGTTCCAGATCAAGCGCGGGATGCTGCTCGGGATGACCGTCGAGGAAGTGCAGGAACGCACGGGAATGGATCCCTGGTTCCTGCGGCAGTTCGAGGAACTGCTCACCGCCGAGCGTGCCTATGCCGCGGCTCAGCAGGTGGACGCGCGCCTGGTGCGGCGGATGAAGCGGATGGGCTTCAGCGACCGCCAGCTCGCGGCGCTGCGGGGCGAGACGGAGCAGCAGGCGCGCGAGCGCCGCTGGGCGCTGGGCGTGCGGCCGGCCTACAAGATGGTGGATACCTGCGCCGGCGAGTTCCCGTCGAACACGCCGTACCTCTACTCGTCGTACGACGAGGAGAGCGAGGCGCCGCGGACGGGGCGGAAGTCGGTGGTCATCCTCGGCAGCGGCCCGAACCGCATCGGGCAGGGCGTGGAGTTCGACTACTGCTGCGTGCGCGCGGCAATCGCGCTGCGCGAGGCGGGCTACGAGACGATTATGGTCAACTCCAACCCGGAGACCGTCTCGACGGATTACGACACCTCGGACAAGCTGTACTTCGAGCCGCTGACCTTCGAGGACGTGCTGGAGATCGTGGACCGCGAGCAGCCGGTGGGCGTGATCGTCCAGCTCGGCGGGCAGACGCCGCTCAAGCTGGTGAAGCCGCTCGAGGCCGCAGGCGTGACGATCCTGGGCACGTCACCGGAAGCGATCGACATCGCCGAGGACCGCAAGCGCTTCGAGCAGCTGGCGCGCGAGCTGGGCGTGCAGCAGCCGCCCAATGGCACGGCGACGAGCGTGCCGGAGGCGGTGGCGATCGCCGAGCGCATCGGCTACCCGGTGCTGCTGCGGCCCAGCTACGTGCTGGGTGGCCGCGCGATGGAGATCGTGTACGACGAGCCCAGCCTGCGCGATTACTTCCAGCGCGCCGTGCGCGTGAGCGAGGACCGGCCGGTGCTGGTGGACGCCTTCCTCGAGGACGCCTTCGAGGCGGACGTGGACGCGCTCAGCGACGGGACGACGGTGGTGATCGGCGGCGTGATGGAGCACATCGAGGACGCGGGCATCCATTCCGGCGACTCGGCCTGCGTGCTGCCGCCGTTCTTGATTGGCAAGGAGCACCAGGACCAGATGCGCGCGCACACCATCGCCTTCGCCAAGGCGCTGGGCGTGGTGGGCCTGATCAACGTGCAGTACGCCATCAAGGACGGCGTGGTGTACGTGCTCGAGGTGAACCCGCGTGCCTCGCGGACGGTGCCGTTCGTGTCCAAGACCATCGGGAAGCCGCTGGCCTCGCTGGCGGCGCGGGTGATGCTTGGCGAGACGCTGGAGCAACTCGGCTACACCGAGGAGATCGTGGCGCCGTTCGTGAGCGTGAAGGAGGCAGTGTTCCCCTTCACCAAGTTCCGCGAGTTCGACCCGATTCTCGGCCCGGAGATGCGTTCGACGGGCGAGGTGATGGGCATCAGCGACAGCTTCGGGATGGCGTATGCCAAGGCCGAGCTCTCGGCCGGCAACGGCCTGCCGCGCGAGGGGCAGGTGATGCTGACGGTGAACGACCGCGACAAGGCCAAGGCGGCGACGATCGCGGCGCGCTTCGCGAAGCTCGGATTCGGGCTCGTGGCCACGGAGGGCACGGCGCGGCATCTGGAGGGCGAGGGCATCGCGACGACGCGCGTGTTCAAGGTGAGCGGCGGCCGTCCCAACGGCATCGACCTGATGGTGAACGGCGAGCTGCAGTTGCTGATCAACACGCCGCTGGGCAAGCGGGCGCAGAAGGACGACTACTCGATGCGGCAGGCGGCGGTGGCCAACCGCGTGCCGTATACGACCACGCTGAGCGGCGCGAGCGCGGCCTGCGAGGCCATCGAGACGCTGCGCACGACGAAGCCGAGCGTGAAGAGCCTGCAGGAGTGGCAGGGGATGCGCGGATGA
- a CDS encoding N-acetyltransferase: MSAPFVHESSYVDDGAQVGAGTKIWHFCHVMPGAVIGKDCSIGQNVVVMNGVCVGDRVKIQNNVSLYEGVTLEDDVFCGPSMVFTNVVNPRSHVSRKNQYRPTLVKRGASIGANATIVCGVTLGEYAFVGAGAVVTKDVPAYAVMTGVPARRSGWACACGEMLRGTGPTYRCAACGTAYELRGDALQPTGR, translated from the coding sequence ATGAGCGCGCCCTTCGTGCACGAGTCGTCCTACGTGGATGACGGCGCGCAGGTCGGCGCGGGCACCAAGATCTGGCATTTCTGCCACGTGATGCCGGGCGCGGTCATCGGCAAGGACTGCAGCATCGGGCAGAACGTCGTGGTGATGAACGGCGTGTGCGTCGGGGACCGCGTGAAGATCCAGAACAACGTGTCGCTGTACGAAGGCGTGACGCTCGAGGACGATGTGTTCTGCGGTCCGTCGATGGTATTCACCAACGTCGTGAACCCGCGCAGCCACGTGTCGCGCAAGAATCAGTACCGGCCGACGTTGGTGAAGCGCGGCGCGAGCATCGGCGCCAACGCGACGATCGTCTGTGGCGTGACGCTGGGCGAGTACGCCTTCGTGGGCGCCGGTGCGGTGGTGACCAAGGACGTTCCCGCCTACGCCGTGATGACGGGTGTGCCGGCGCGGCGCAGCGGTTGGGCCTGCGCCTGCGGCGAGATGCTGCGTGGTACCGGGCCGACGTACCGCTGTGCCGCCTGCGGAACGGCGTACGAGCTGCGTGGCGACGCGCTGCAGCCGACGGGCCGATGA
- a CDS encoding Gfo/Idh/MocA family oxidoreductase, whose amino-acid sequence MSTPIRIALVGCGRISANHLEAIGKIDGLALSAVCDVVETRARGTGERWNVPWYTSYETMLAEADCDAVAIATPSGLHPSQGVLAAKAGKHVISEKPMAITLASADALVQACDAAGVQLFVVKQNRLNATVQLVKRALDKGRFGRLFLANTTVHWARPQEYYDQAPWRGTWEFDGGAFMNQASHYVDLMQWLVGPVESVVAKTATLARRIEAEDTGAAVLKFRNGALGVIEVTMLTYPKNLEGSFTLIGERGTVKIGGTAVNKIEHWAFADADPDDAEVDRVNTDPPSVYGFGHEPYYRNVLRVLRGEAVPDTDGRGGRKSLELILGIYESAKTGREVPLPLRATL is encoded by the coding sequence ATGAGTACGCCCATCCGCATCGCGCTCGTGGGCTGCGGCCGCATCAGCGCAAACCATCTCGAAGCCATCGGCAAGATCGACGGGCTGGCGCTCTCTGCGGTCTGCGACGTCGTGGAGACGCGCGCCCGCGGCACCGGCGAGCGCTGGAACGTGCCGTGGTACACGAGCTACGAGACGATGCTGGCCGAGGCGGACTGCGACGCGGTGGCCATCGCCACGCCCAGCGGGCTGCACCCGTCGCAGGGCGTGCTCGCGGCCAAGGCCGGCAAGCACGTCATCTCCGAGAAGCCGATGGCGATCACGCTGGCCTCGGCCGACGCGCTGGTGCAGGCCTGCGACGCGGCCGGCGTGCAGTTGTTCGTGGTGAAGCAGAACCGGCTGAACGCCACGGTGCAGCTGGTGAAGCGCGCCCTCGACAAAGGGCGCTTCGGGCGGCTCTTCCTGGCCAACACCACGGTCCACTGGGCCCGCCCGCAGGAGTACTACGACCAGGCGCCGTGGCGCGGGACCTGGGAGTTCGACGGCGGGGCGTTTATGAACCAGGCCTCGCACTACGTGGACCTGATGCAGTGGCTGGTGGGGCCCGTGGAGAGCGTGGTGGCCAAGACGGCGACCTTGGCCCGGCGCATCGAGGCCGAGGACACGGGTGCGGCGGTGCTCAAGTTCCGCAACGGGGCCTTGGGCGTGATCGAGGTCACGATGCTGACCTACCCGAAGAACCTCGAGGGCTCGTTCACGCTGATCGGGGAGCGCGGCACCGTGAAGATCGGCGGGACGGCGGTCAACAAGATCGAGCACTGGGCCTTTGCGGACGCGGACCCGGACGACGCCGAGGTGGACCGGGTGAACACCGATCCGCCGTCCGTCTACGGCTTCGGGCACGAGCCCTACTACCGGAACGTGCTCCGGGTGCTGCGGGGCGAGGCGGTGCCAGACACGGACGGGCGGGGTGGCCGGAAGTCCCTGGAACTGATCCTCGGGATCTACGAGTCGGCCAAGACGGGCCGGGAGGTCCCCCTCCCCCTGCGCGCGACGCTGTAG
- a CDS encoding DegT/DnrJ/EryC1/StrS family aminotransferase, producing the protein MAVPLLDLKAQHATIRDEVVAEVMKVVDAQAFILGEPVQKLESEVAALSQTKYAVGCANGTDAILIAMRALDIGAGDQVVTTPFTFFATAGTIHNVGATPVFVDIDPKTYNIRPDLAAAAVTAKTKAIIPVDLFGQMAALEEIRALLPGMPIIEDAAQSIGARRKIGGEWTMAGQAATIGTFSFFPSKNLGGYGDGGMIVTQDETLFKRLMRLRTHGSVQTYFHEEVGYNSRLDALQAAVLLAKLPHLAAWSAKRRENAAYYTQAFADIADIVPPHIDPANESIYNQYTIRVPKRDALKEHLKAKGIGHSVYYPLPLHLQPCFAYLGYKAGACPEAEKAAEEVVSLPVYPELTRAQLDEVVAGVRSFFGK; encoded by the coding sequence ATGGCTGTCCCTCTTCTTGACCTGAAGGCCCAGCACGCGACCATCCGCGACGAGGTCGTCGCCGAAGTGATGAAGGTGGTGGATGCGCAGGCCTTCATCCTCGGCGAACCCGTGCAGAAGCTCGAGTCCGAGGTCGCCGCGCTGTCGCAGACCAAGTACGCCGTGGGTTGCGCCAACGGGACCGACGCGATCCTCATTGCGATGCGCGCGCTGGACATCGGCGCCGGCGACCAGGTGGTGACGACGCCGTTCACGTTCTTCGCGACGGCGGGCACGATCCACAACGTCGGCGCGACGCCGGTGTTCGTGGACATTGACCCCAAGACCTACAACATCCGCCCGGACCTCGCGGCGGCGGCCGTGACGGCCAAGACCAAGGCCATCATCCCGGTGGACCTGTTCGGACAGATGGCGGCCCTCGAGGAGATCCGCGCGCTGCTGCCGGGTATGCCGATCATCGAGGACGCGGCGCAGAGCATCGGCGCGCGCCGGAAGATCGGCGGCGAGTGGACGATGGCGGGGCAGGCGGCGACGATCGGGACCTTTTCGTTCTTCCCGTCCAAGAACCTCGGCGGCTACGGCGACGGCGGGATGATTGTCACGCAGGACGAGACACTGTTCAAGCGCTTGATGCGCCTGCGCACGCACGGGTCGGTGCAGACGTACTTCCACGAGGAAGTGGGCTACAACTCGCGGTTGGATGCGCTGCAGGCGGCGGTGCTGCTGGCCAAGCTGCCGCACCTGGCGGCGTGGAGCGCCAAGCGTCGCGAGAACGCGGCCTACTACACCCAGGCCTTCGCCGACATCGCGGACATCGTGCCGCCGCACATCGACCCGGCCAACGAGAGCATCTACAACCAGTACACCATCCGCGTGCCCAAGCGGGACGCCCTGAAGGAGCATCTCAAGGCCAAGGGCATCGGGCACTCGGTGTATTACCCGCTGCCGTTGCACCTGCAGCCCTGCTTCGCGTACCTCGGCTACAAGGCCGGGGCCTGCCCGGAGGCGGAGAAGGCGGCGGAGGAAGTCGTGTCGCTGCCGGTGTACCCTGAACTGACGCGGGCGCAGTTGGACGAGGTCGTGGCGGGCGTGCGCTCGTTCTTCGGCAAGTAG
- a CDS encoding nucleotide sugar dehydrogenase — translation MTDTKSTLLRKIDDRSAVAAVIGLGYVGLPLAMELCEAGFQVVGYDVSQRVVDLLTRGESHIQDVPKAQVAKHVKSGKFAATTDAARLTEADTISIAVPTPLAKTRDPDMSYVVAAAETVAARARPGQLIVLESTTYPGTTRELLQPRLEEMGLTIGEDVFLAFSPERVDPGNPTWHTKNTPKVVGGITPACNEVAARFYSSTIDTVVPVTSPEAAELVKLLENTFRSVNIGLVNEMAIVCERLGVDVWEVIDAAATKPFGFMKFTPGPGIGGHCIPLDPHYLAWKMRSLNYKTRFIDLASEVNSAMPDFVVEKVAHALNEDRKAVNGSRILVLGIAYKKDIDDMRESPALDVMRLLEARGALVVYHDPFVPTFREDGHEAWSVPLNKDELAKADAVVIVTDHTDLDYQFVVDHATLVVDTRNALARVTPSKARAIPLTAQRRPITPDRASS, via the coding sequence ATGACTGACACGAAGTCGACGCTGCTCCGCAAGATCGACGACCGCTCGGCCGTGGCCGCCGTCATCGGTCTGGGCTACGTGGGACTGCCGCTGGCGATGGAGCTCTGTGAAGCCGGGTTCCAGGTCGTCGGGTACGACGTTAGCCAACGCGTCGTGGACCTCCTGACGCGCGGGGAGTCGCACATCCAGGACGTGCCGAAGGCCCAGGTCGCCAAGCACGTGAAGAGCGGCAAGTTCGCGGCGACGACGGATGCGGCGCGGCTCACGGAGGCCGATACGATTTCGATTGCGGTGCCGACGCCGCTGGCGAAGACGCGCGACCCCGATATGTCGTACGTCGTCGCGGCTGCCGAGACCGTGGCCGCGCGCGCCCGCCCCGGCCAGCTCATCGTGTTGGAGAGCACCACGTACCCGGGCACGACACGCGAACTGCTGCAGCCGCGGCTCGAAGAGATGGGCCTGACAATCGGGGAGGACGTGTTCCTCGCGTTCTCGCCGGAACGCGTGGACCCCGGCAACCCGACCTGGCACACGAAGAACACACCCAAGGTCGTGGGCGGCATCACGCCGGCCTGCAACGAGGTCGCGGCGCGCTTCTACTCCTCGACCATCGACACGGTGGTGCCGGTGACGTCGCCGGAGGCGGCCGAACTGGTGAAGCTGCTGGAGAACACGTTCCGCTCGGTGAACATCGGCCTCGTGAACGAGATGGCCATCGTCTGCGAGCGCCTCGGCGTGGACGTGTGGGAAGTGATCGACGCGGCTGCGACCAAGCCGTTCGGGTTTATGAAGTTCACGCCGGGGCCTGGCATCGGCGGGCATTGCATCCCGCTGGACCCGCACTACCTCGCGTGGAAGATGCGTTCGCTGAATTACAAGACGCGCTTCATCGACCTCGCGAGCGAGGTCAACTCGGCGATGCCGGACTTCGTCGTCGAGAAGGTCGCGCACGCGCTCAACGAGGACCGCAAGGCGGTGAACGGCAGCCGCATCCTCGTCCTGGGCATCGCCTACAAGAAGGACATCGACGATATGCGGGAGTCGCCGGCGCTGGACGTGATGCGGCTGCTCGAGGCGCGCGGCGCCTTGGTGGTGTACCACGATCCCTTCGTGCCGACGTTCCGCGAAGACGGGCACGAGGCGTGGAGCGTGCCACTCAACAAGGACGAGCTGGCCAAGGCCGACGCGGTCGTCATCGTGACCGACCACACGGACTTGGACTACCAGTTCGTGGTCGATCACGCCACGCTGGTCGTGGATACCCGGAATGCCCTGGCCCGCGTGACGCCCTCGAAGGCGCGCGCAATCCCGCTGACGGCACAGCGCCGTCCGATCACCCCTGACCGAGCGAGTTCGTGA
- a CDS encoding UDP-glucose/GDP-mannose dehydrogenase family protein, with the protein MKITVIGTGYVGLVVGACLSETGNDVSCADVDQNKIDGLKQNVLPIYEPGLEEYVERNQAAGRLSFTTDVPAAIRDAEVIFIAVGTPPDEDGSADLKHVLAVADSIGKHAAREVVVVTKSTVPVGTAEKVAAAIRPNATVTFHMCSNPEFLKEGAAVDDFMKPDRVVVGVESDFARERMGELYAPFVRTGKPIIFMDIPSAEMTKYAANAMLATRISFMNEIANLCEKVGANVDLVRKGIGSDSRIGPAFLFPGPGYGGSCFPKDVKALMRTSEEQGAPMGVLKAVEDANEKQKHRLSEKVRAVLGANLKGKRIALWGLAFKANTDDMRESPALVLIEELLAAGATVVAHDPAAMHETERRIGKRIEYAKTNHDAVKGADALVIVTDWNEYRFPDFERLKRELKAPVVVDGRNLYDPAKMRALGFTYRSIGRGRE; encoded by the coding sequence GTGAAGATCACCGTCATCGGCACTGGATACGTCGGCCTCGTCGTCGGCGCCTGCCTCTCGGAAACCGGCAACGACGTCAGCTGTGCAGACGTGGACCAGAACAAGATCGACGGGCTCAAGCAGAATGTCCTGCCCATCTACGAGCCGGGCCTCGAGGAGTACGTCGAGCGCAACCAGGCGGCCGGACGGCTGAGCTTCACGACGGACGTGCCGGCGGCGATCCGCGACGCCGAGGTGATCTTCATCGCCGTGGGGACCCCACCCGATGAGGACGGCTCGGCCGACCTCAAGCACGTCCTGGCGGTGGCCGACAGCATCGGCAAGCACGCGGCGCGCGAGGTGGTGGTCGTGACCAAGTCGACGGTTCCGGTGGGCACCGCCGAGAAGGTCGCGGCGGCCATCCGGCCGAACGCCACGGTGACCTTCCATATGTGCTCCAACCCGGAGTTCCTGAAGGAAGGCGCGGCGGTGGACGACTTTATGAAGCCGGACCGCGTGGTCGTCGGCGTGGAGTCGGACTTCGCCCGCGAGCGGATGGGCGAGCTGTACGCGCCGTTCGTGCGCACGGGCAAGCCGATCATCTTTATGGACATCCCCTCGGCGGAGATGACCAAGTACGCGGCGAACGCGATGCTGGCGACGCGCATCTCCTTTATGAACGAGATCGCGAATCTCTGCGAGAAGGTCGGCGCCAACGTGGACCTGGTGCGCAAGGGCATCGGCTCGGACTCGCGCATCGGTCCGGCGTTCCTGTTCCCGGGCCCGGGCTACGGCGGCAGCTGCTTCCCCAAGGACGTGAAGGCGCTGATGCGCACCTCGGAGGAGCAGGGCGCGCCGATGGGCGTGCTCAAGGCCGTGGAAGACGCCAACGAGAAGCAGAAGCACCGGCTGTCGGAGAAGGTCCGCGCCGTGCTCGGCGCGAACCTCAAGGGCAAGCGCATCGCGCTCTGGGGCCTGGCCTTCAAGGCCAACACCGACGATATGCGCGAGTCGCCGGCGCTGGTGCTGATCGAGGAGCTGCTGGCGGCCGGCGCGACGGTGGTGGCGCACGACCCCGCCGCGATGCACGAGACCGAGCGCCGGATCGGCAAGCGCATCGAATACGCGAAGACGAACCACGACGCGGTCAAGGGTGCCGATGCGCTGGTGATCGTGACGGACTGGAACGAGTATCGCTTCCCGGACTTCGAGCGCCTGAAGCGTGAGTTGAAGGCCCCGGTCGTCGTGGACGGTCGCAACCTCTACGATCCGGCCAAGATGCGCGCGTTGGGCTTCACCTACCGGTCCATCGGACGGGGCCGCGAGTGA
- a CDS encoding SDR family oxidoreductase, whose translation MRVLITGAAGFLGSHLCDRFLRDGHEVVGLDNFLTGHPENIAHLMGQERFHFLRHNISEYTYIAGHLDGVLHFASPASPVDYLHMPIQTLKVGSLGTHNALGIALAKGAKFLLASTSEVYGDPLIHPQPESYWGNVNPVGPRGCYDEAKRFAEAMTMAYHRAQGVETRIVRIFNTYGPRMRPHDGRVVSNFIVQALHGEPLTLYGDGSQTRSFCYVEDEVEGIYRLFNSDERMPVNIGNPNEFTVRQLAELVIELTGSTSTVTSLPLPADDPKVRQPDITRAKGILGWEPSVQLREGLQRTIEYFRGLEGSPRLQPPT comes from the coding sequence GTGAGGGTCCTCATCACGGGCGCGGCGGGCTTCCTCGGTTCCCACCTCTGTGACCGCTTCCTTCGGGACGGTCACGAAGTGGTGGGGCTCGACAACTTCCTCACCGGGCATCCCGAGAACATCGCGCACCTGATGGGGCAGGAGCGGTTCCACTTCCTGCGGCACAACATCTCCGAGTACACGTACATCGCCGGCCACCTCGACGGCGTGCTGCACTTCGCCTCGCCGGCCAGCCCGGTGGACTATCTGCATATGCCGATCCAGACCCTGAAGGTGGGCTCGCTCGGCACGCACAACGCGCTGGGCATCGCGCTGGCCAAGGGCGCCAAGTTCCTGCTGGCCTCCACCAGCGAGGTCTACGGCGACCCGCTGATCCACCCGCAGCCCGAATCGTACTGGGGCAACGTGAATCCCGTGGGGCCGCGCGGCTGCTACGACGAGGCCAAGCGCTTCGCCGAGGCGATGACGATGGCCTACCACCGTGCCCAGGGCGTGGAGACGCGCATCGTGCGCATCTTCAACACCTACGGCCCGCGGATGCGCCCGCACGACGGGCGTGTGGTCTCGAATTTCATCGTGCAGGCCCTGCACGGCGAACCCCTCACGCTCTACGGCGATGGTTCGCAGACTCGCTCGTTCTGCTATGTGGAGGACGAGGTCGAGGGCATCTACCGCCTGTTCAACTCCGACGAGCGGATGCCGGTGAACATCGGCAACCCCAACGAGTTCACGGTGCGGCAGTTGGCCGAACTGGTCATCGAGCTGACGGGTAGTACTTCCACGGTCACCTCGCTCCCGCTACCGGCTGACGATCCCAAGGTCCGGCAGCCGGACATCACCCGGGCCAAGGGCATCCTTGGCTGGGAGCCGAGTGTCCAACTACGTGAAGGCCTCCAGCGCACGATCGAATACTTCCGCGGCCTCGAAGGCTCGCCGCGCCTGCAACCCCCGACGTAA
- the bamD gene encoding outer membrane protein assembly factor BamD, which translates to MPRFRSTLFLLLVILAAGACFRSFNVRRYPTATALFAAGMERFEKKKYSDAVLAFERLTFDLPTRDTLLPIAHWYLGQSRRLSAERLLAAQSFNRLAEQFPNHELADDAMWMAGVSYRELWRRPSLDPQYGILAQAQFRLLQGVFPNSPFVDSTVIALEQLDEWFAAKDYETGMHYVRRKAYDSAIIYFRDVVTNYPNSDKARQAMLRLVEVYRLPALNYLEDAEEVCSALRAGFPTDADVLRICKMPTAATPAGGA; encoded by the coding sequence ATGCCTCGCTTCCGCTCCACCCTGTTCCTGCTTCTGGTGATTCTCGCCGCCGGGGCCTGCTTCCGCAGCTTCAACGTCCGTCGCTACCCGACGGCGACGGCCCTGTTCGCCGCGGGAATGGAACGCTTCGAGAAGAAGAAGTACTCCGACGCGGTGCTGGCCTTCGAGCGCCTGACCTTCGACCTCCCGACGCGCGACACGCTGCTGCCCATCGCGCATTGGTACCTCGGGCAGTCGCGCCGCCTTAGTGCCGAGCGCCTGCTGGCGGCGCAGAGCTTCAATCGACTGGCGGAGCAGTTCCCGAATCACGAACTCGCGGACGACGCGATGTGGATGGCGGGTGTCTCCTACCGCGAGCTGTGGCGGCGACCGTCCCTGGACCCCCAGTACGGCATCCTGGCGCAGGCGCAGTTCCGCCTGCTGCAGGGCGTGTTCCCGAACTCGCCCTTCGTGGACTCCACCGTCATCGCGCTGGAGCAGCTCGATGAGTGGTTCGCCGCCAAGGACTACGAGACGGGAATGCACTACGTGCGGCGCAAGGCCTACGACTCGGCGATCATCTACTTCCGCGACGTGGTGACGAACTACCCCAACTCGGACAAGGCGCGCCAGGCGATGCTGCGGCTGGTCGAGGTGTACCGGTTGCCGGCGCTGAACTATCTCGAGGACGCCGAAGAGGTGTGCTCGGCGCTGCGTGCTGGATTCCCGACCGACGCCGATGTGCTGCGCATCTGCAAGATGCCGACAGCCGCGACGCCGGCTGGCGGGGCCTGA